The Prosthecobacter dejongeii genome contains a region encoding:
- a CDS encoding peptidylprolyl isomerase has product MNSAKKTFSTSVLGLLWMLSAAMPLPAETLGSLGALDVQVEDLQRAVASLEAGQLESVRRDPAMLEQLVRSLLVQRLVLQQAMEQNWHQQPAVVAKLERVRDSTLTETYLESVSQPPPDYPTEAEVRQAYEKTRESLIQPRSFRLAQIFIAQGPDSEKNLAKVEALLKAEKADFADVAGKHSQETLSAAHGGEIGWVTEAQIQPEFREPVTRLKLHEISPPLELKDGWHILKLLDARAAFTPTLEQVRAQLVKQLRQEKLSANTQAYLSRLLKEHPLELNKSALPQVLPAAPANP; this is encoded by the coding sequence ATGAACTCTGCCAAGAAAACCTTTTCGACGTCAGTCTTGGGCCTGCTGTGGATGCTTTCAGCGGCGATGCCTCTGCCTGCCGAAACACTGGGAAGTCTGGGGGCGCTGGACGTTCAGGTGGAGGACTTGCAGCGCGCGGTGGCTTCCCTGGAAGCCGGGCAACTGGAGTCCGTGAGACGCGATCCCGCCATGCTGGAGCAGCTCGTCCGTTCTCTGCTGGTGCAGCGGCTGGTTCTCCAACAGGCCATGGAGCAAAATTGGCATCAACAACCTGCGGTGGTGGCCAAACTGGAACGGGTGCGCGACAGCACCCTGACGGAGACTTATCTGGAATCCGTCTCGCAGCCACCGCCGGATTACCCCACCGAGGCGGAAGTCAGGCAGGCCTATGAAAAGACCCGGGAGTCCTTGATCCAACCCCGTTCATTTCGGTTGGCTCAGATTTTCATCGCTCAGGGCCCTGACTCGGAGAAAAATCTGGCCAAAGTGGAGGCCCTGCTAAAGGCCGAAAAGGCGGACTTTGCCGATGTCGCCGGGAAGCACAGCCAGGAAACTCTGAGCGCCGCGCATGGTGGGGAAATCGGCTGGGTCACGGAGGCGCAGATCCAGCCTGAATTTCGGGAGCCGGTGACGCGGCTAAAGCTTCATGAAATCAGTCCGCCCCTCGAACTGAAAGACGGCTGGCACATCTTAAAACTACTGGATGCGCGGGCTGCCTTCACACCCACTCTTGAACAGGTGCGTGCCCAACTGGTCAAACAGCTACGGCAGGAAAAGCTGAGCGCAAATACGCAGGCCTATCTGTCCAGACTTTTAAAGGAGCATCCGCTGGAGCTCAACAAGTCTGCACTGCCACAAGTGCTGCCAGCCGCCCCCGCGAATCCTTAG
- a CDS encoding phage major capsid protein, with product MKRPLLFLFLTFALSASVFAQDISPAEQRLRDTLRNTMLQLRTAQTERANLQADKIQNEAKIQQLESQVEGLNKKIVSLNKDAAAEQEVAKKNIDGLQVKSDAQEKQIAQLKEALEKWKAGYAEAVKIAKEREALRAKAVSKGVLAERKLAERERQNLELYETGSEVLERLQNFGLGTALTAREPFVGVTRVKLQNLVQDYGDRLRDSKYNPFLDEAAKPTVPTEITEEEKKNAAAVQVPQKP from the coding sequence ATGAAACGTCCCCTTCTTTTTTTATTTTTGACCTTCGCGCTGTCGGCCTCGGTGTTTGCGCAGGACATCAGCCCGGCGGAGCAGCGCCTGCGTGACACCCTGCGCAACACCATGCTGCAACTGCGAACGGCGCAGACTGAGCGTGCAAACCTGCAGGCTGATAAAATTCAAAATGAGGCCAAAATCCAACAACTGGAGTCCCAGGTAGAAGGCCTGAACAAAAAGATCGTCTCCCTCAACAAAGATGCCGCTGCCGAACAAGAAGTTGCGAAAAAGAATATCGATGGTCTGCAGGTCAAAAGCGATGCCCAGGAAAAGCAGATCGCTCAGCTCAAGGAGGCGCTCGAGAAGTGGAAGGCCGGGTATGCCGAGGCTGTGAAGATCGCCAAAGAGCGGGAGGCCCTGCGCGCCAAGGCCGTGTCTAAAGGCGTGCTGGCGGAGCGGAAACTAGCGGAGCGGGAACGGCAGAATCTGGAGCTCTATGAAACTGGCAGCGAGGTGCTGGAGCGTCTGCAAAACTTCGGCCTCGGCACCGCACTCACCGCGCGGGAACCCTTTGTTGGCGTAACCCGTGTAAAGTTGCAGAATCTGGTGCAGGACTACGGTGACCGCCTTCGCGACAGCAAGTACAACCCCTTCTTAGACGAGGCGGCCAAACCTACCGTACCTACCGAGATCACCGAAGAGGAGAAGAAAAACGCTGCGGCCGTGCAGGTTCCCCAAAAGCCATGA
- a CDS encoding putative porin, producing MKNNSRFFLHRLTLLAGLASWPLLAQDATPTPDSPPSIDELLPLPVEEPGEQPAAQAPLAPAAQPRVQLSESFAINLVNRLVERGVLTQADAQDMINLAKADAAAAAQEREALFTAAQTAAEAPPASDDEVRVTYIPEVVKDEMRSQIKTELLREAETKKWLTPQYELPHWVSTFHPHAEFRVRYESITFPGGNSNTGAFPNFNAINTGPAYDETGVLFAPQLNTDQDRQRARLLLRFGAELDLDDNFTLGIRLGTGDTNSPVSGNQSFGYANQTPGGAAQQQGGQFSKYAIWLDRAFLRWEPVESISISVGRFDNPFFSTTAIYSDDLGFDGLVLSAHHEVYEGIEPFLVIGTFPIFNSDLHVASNQPAKFESKDKWLNAAQIGVDWKISKDWNLKLATAYYDFRNVEGELSSPYIPRNIEDPGDTDHTRPTFAQKGNTYRRLRRIIADATNNNGTINQFQYYGLATPFRVHSITGRLDYNGYEPVQVSLLGEYLRNTAFDAAGLEEFAVNNRGGGGAFDGGDTAYYFNLRVGKPLMEKRGDWNAYIGYRHVESDAVIDGFNDQDFGGGGTNMKGYTLGAAIALSQRVQIGLRYFSASQIAGPQFKSDIIQLDLSAKF from the coding sequence ATGAAAAATAACTCCCGGTTCTTCCTCCACCGACTGACCCTGCTCGCAGGCCTGGCCTCCTGGCCGCTGCTGGCCCAGGACGCCACGCCCACCCCGGACTCGCCGCCGTCCATTGATGAACTGTTGCCGCTGCCGGTCGAGGAACCTGGGGAGCAGCCGGCTGCGCAGGCGCCGCTCGCACCTGCTGCCCAGCCTCGGGTGCAGCTTTCGGAAAGCTTTGCCATCAACCTGGTGAACCGCCTCGTCGAACGTGGGGTGCTGACCCAGGCCGATGCCCAGGACATGATCAACCTCGCTAAGGCGGATGCGGCCGCTGCTGCGCAAGAGAGGGAGGCGCTTTTCACCGCTGCACAAACGGCCGCCGAGGCACCGCCCGCCTCGGATGATGAAGTGCGGGTGACCTACATCCCTGAGGTGGTGAAGGATGAAATGCGCAGCCAGATCAAAACCGAACTGCTGCGGGAGGCTGAGACTAAAAAATGGCTGACTCCTCAGTATGAGCTTCCGCATTGGGTATCCACCTTTCACCCTCACGCCGAGTTCCGCGTGCGCTATGAGAGCATCACCTTTCCTGGTGGGAACTCCAATACTGGGGCCTTCCCGAACTTCAATGCCATCAACACCGGTCCTGCCTATGATGAAACCGGCGTGCTCTTCGCCCCGCAGCTTAATACGGATCAGGATCGTCAACGCGCGCGCTTGTTGCTGAGATTTGGGGCCGAGCTGGATCTGGACGACAACTTTACGCTCGGTATTCGCCTGGGCACTGGTGACACCAACAGTCCGGTTTCAGGTAACCAAAGTTTTGGTTATGCCAACCAAACCCCAGGCGGTGCCGCCCAGCAGCAGGGTGGGCAGTTTTCCAAATACGCCATCTGGCTGGACCGAGCCTTTCTGCGCTGGGAGCCAGTGGAGAGCATCTCCATCTCCGTGGGCCGTTTTGACAATCCTTTCTTCAGTACCACCGCTATTTATTCAGACGATCTCGGTTTCGACGGCCTGGTTTTATCCGCCCATCATGAAGTCTATGAGGGCATCGAGCCGTTCTTGGTCATCGGCACCTTCCCCATCTTTAATTCAGACCTGCATGTCGCCTCCAATCAACCCGCGAAGTTTGAGAGCAAGGACAAGTGGCTCAATGCCGCCCAGATCGGAGTGGACTGGAAGATCAGCAAAGACTGGAACCTGAAGCTGGCCACCGCTTACTACGATTTCAGAAACGTCGAAGGTGAGCTTTCCAGCCCCTACATTCCACGCAATATCGAAGATCCGGGCGACACTGATCACACCCGTCCCACCTTTGCCCAGAAGGGTAACACCTACCGCCGCTTGCGCCGCATCATTGCAGATGCCACGAACAACAACGGCACGATCAACCAGTTCCAATATTACGGCCTGGCCACACCGTTCAGGGTGCATTCCATCACGGGTCGTCTGGACTACAATGGTTATGAGCCAGTTCAGGTCTCACTCCTGGGAGAATACCTGCGAAACACCGCCTTTGATGCTGCTGGATTGGAGGAATTTGCCGTCAATAACCGTGGCGGTGGCGGCGCGTTTGATGGAGGCGACACCGCTTATTATTTCAACCTGCGGGTGGGCAAACCGTTGATGGAAAAACGTGGTGATTGGAATGCCTACATCGGCTACCGCCATGTGGAGTCAGATGCCGTGATTGATGGCTTCAACGACCAGGACTTCGGCGGTGGCGGCACGAACATGAAGGGCTACACCCTCGGTGCGGCCATCGCACTGTCTCAGCGGGTGCAAATTGGACTGCGTTATTTCAGCGCCAGCCAGATCGCTGGACCGCAGTTTAAAAGCGACATCATCCAGTTGGACCTCAGCGCCAAATTTTAG
- a CDS encoding TonB C-terminal domain-containing protein: protein MSRNNIEEDEDERGFFQRHRLLLILGTGGLLAAAWILPEMLGEGPSKPARTQEFSMVRISPPPPPPPPPPPPPPEKPEEREPPKEEMIVQEEVKEDEPPPQETPPDEPPAGPDLSTGIVGDGPGDGFGLGGPGGTGRGGSGLGGSGRRGDGSKYGWYAAQVQTRIAEALRSNRKTSRAEARIEVRIWPDDTGRITRASLARSTGDRALDEAIENEVLTGLRLTQPPPADMPRPIVLRLTARRPN, encoded by the coding sequence ATGAGCCGGAACAACATCGAAGAAGACGAAGACGAACGTGGTTTTTTCCAGCGCCATCGGCTGCTTTTGATCCTGGGCACGGGAGGCCTGCTGGCCGCAGCTTGGATCTTGCCGGAGATGCTAGGGGAAGGGCCGTCCAAACCCGCCCGCACTCAGGAGTTTTCAATGGTGCGCATTTCGCCCCCACCGCCTCCGCCCCCACCTCCGCCACCCCCGCCCCCAGAGAAGCCGGAGGAACGTGAACCGCCGAAAGAAGAAATGATTGTCCAGGAAGAGGTGAAAGAGGATGAACCTCCCCCGCAGGAAACACCGCCGGACGAGCCCCCTGCAGGCCCGGACCTATCCACGGGCATTGTGGGTGATGGCCCTGGCGATGGCTTTGGTCTCGGCGGGCCTGGGGGCACTGGACGTGGCGGCAGCGGTCTTGGTGGTTCCGGCCGCAGAGGGGACGGCAGCAAGTACGGCTGGTATGCCGCCCAGGTGCAGACCCGCATCGCCGAAGCACTTCGCAGCAATCGCAAGACCAGCCGTGCCGAGGCCCGGATCGAGGTACGCATCTGGCCTGACGATACTGGGCGCATCACCCGTGCCAGCCTGGCCCGCTCCACGGGTGACCGTGCCTTGGATGAAGCCATCGAAAACGAGGTCCTCACCGGTCTGCGCCTGACTCAGCCCCCGCCAGCGGACATGCCCCGCCCCATCGTGCTTCGCCTTACCGCACGCCGACCTAACTGA
- a CDS encoding ExbD/TolR family protein: MQSDSKSYDDINVTPMVDLYLVLLLIFIIMTTAGVQGVKVNLPKGSASAPVLSAPKSQAITINNEGKIFLNTIPVSLGELQTKLEAHKAANPEFPVIIRGDSTTQYQSIMEVLNVVGALGISQVGLATQAAKK, from the coding sequence ATGCAATCCGACTCCAAAAGCTACGACGACATCAACGTCACTCCCATGGTGGACCTCTATCTGGTCCTCCTGCTCATCTTCATCATCATGACGACGGCTGGTGTGCAGGGGGTCAAGGTGAATCTGCCCAAGGGCAGTGCTTCCGCCCCGGTGCTGAGCGCGCCGAAAAGCCAGGCCATCACCATCAACAACGAGGGCAAAATTTTTCTCAACACCATCCCGGTCTCGCTGGGTGAGTTGCAAACGAAACTGGAGGCCCACAAGGCGGCGAATCCAGAGTTCCCTGTGATCATCCGTGGTGACAGCACCACCCAGTATCAGAGCATCATGGAGGTGCTGAATGTCGTCGGTGCCCTGGGCATCTCCCAGGTCGGTCTGGCGACCCAGGCTGCGAAAAAATAA
- a CDS encoding DUF2341 domain-containing protein, with protein sequence MRRVLTFILAFVILAPFANAASWWKPEWTLRKKITVNTASTGSAITAPVGAAAVLVRLHEGNFQFLSAKEDGSDIRFLAEDDKTPLVHHIERYDSLLNEAYVWVKVPEVKPGAETHFWLYYGNQGDDPSAADVKGTYDAETTLVYHFAESTGSPVDSSPAGQKAEGSAVPLGGALIGGGLRLTGESVITVAAAPSLEWSAGSSITWSAWIKPLALQPDAVLFSRRDGAAAFIIGENNGVPYVELSSAAGTQRSAAAEPLTPNVWRHLAVVSSGSTTTLYLDGKSYATLAVGVPALKGTALLGKDSTGSPNGFTGELDELQISKVARPAAQLQFASTNQGTGAEASKLLVTGEDEVSGGGAGHSEMLEHVMLFGDIAKNMMFDGWIAIGVCVLMIIAGWGVAIRKFTYLNSIQKGSEAFIKLWNQISSDLTVLDHDDPESVKNLGGNVDKKTLTHLKRSPIYHLYHIGSDEIHHRLGAGKDKSKGLSARSIQAIRAALESGLVRENQRMNKGLIFLTISIAGGPYVGLLGTVVGVMITFAIIAKSGEVDVNSIAPGIASALLATVAGLVVAIPALFIYSYLSSRIKDLIVSMQVFNDEFVAKMAEFYPTPGDTGGSGSASGH encoded by the coding sequence ATGCGCCGCGTCCTCACGTTTATCCTCGCCTTTGTCATCCTCGCTCCATTTGCCAATGCCGCCTCCTGGTGGAAACCGGAGTGGACACTGCGCAAGAAGATCACTGTCAACACCGCCAGCACTGGCAGTGCCATCACTGCACCTGTAGGAGCCGCCGCCGTGCTGGTGAGGTTGCACGAGGGCAACTTTCAGTTTCTCTCTGCGAAGGAGGACGGTAGCGACATCCGCTTTCTGGCGGAAGATGATAAAACACCGCTGGTGCATCACATCGAACGCTATGATAGCCTGCTCAATGAAGCCTATGTGTGGGTGAAGGTGCCGGAAGTAAAGCCCGGCGCTGAGACCCACTTTTGGCTCTACTATGGCAACCAGGGAGATGACCCGAGTGCAGCGGATGTGAAGGGCACCTATGATGCTGAAACCACCCTGGTTTATCACTTCGCGGAAAGCACTGGTTCACCCGTGGACTCCTCGCCCGCTGGGCAGAAGGCGGAAGGCAGTGCCGTGCCGCTGGGCGGGGCTTTGATCGGCGGTGGTCTGCGTCTCACCGGGGAGAGTGTCATCACCGTCGCTGCGGCCCCTTCGCTGGAATGGAGCGCGGGTTCTTCCATCACCTGGTCTGCCTGGATCAAGCCACTGGCCCTCCAGCCAGATGCCGTGTTGTTCAGTCGCCGCGATGGTGCAGCCGCTTTCATCATCGGGGAGAACAATGGCGTGCCGTATGTCGAGCTCAGCAGCGCGGCAGGCACACAGCGCAGTGCGGCGGCGGAGCCTCTCACGCCGAATGTGTGGCGGCATCTGGCCGTCGTCAGCAGCGGCAGCACGACCACCCTGTATCTGGATGGCAAGTCTTACGCCACTCTGGCGGTGGGAGTGCCAGCTCTGAAGGGAACCGCATTGCTGGGGAAAGACAGCACAGGAAGCCCGAACGGCTTTACCGGGGAGCTGGACGAGCTCCAGATTTCTAAAGTGGCACGACCTGCCGCGCAGCTTCAGTTTGCCTCCACCAACCAGGGAACTGGGGCGGAGGCTAGCAAACTGCTGGTCACCGGAGAGGACGAAGTTTCCGGCGGCGGTGCTGGTCACAGCGAGATGCTCGAGCACGTGATGCTGTTTGGCGACATTGCTAAAAACATGATGTTCGACGGCTGGATCGCCATCGGCGTATGCGTGCTTATGATCATTGCTGGTTGGGGGGTGGCTATCCGAAAGTTCACCTACCTCAACAGCATCCAAAAGGGCAGTGAGGCCTTCATCAAACTGTGGAACCAGATTTCCTCTGATTTGACCGTGCTGGATCATGACGATCCAGAGAGTGTAAAAAATCTCGGCGGCAATGTGGATAAAAAGACGCTGACGCACTTGAAGCGCTCGCCCATATATCACCTGTATCACATTGGGTCGGATGAGATCCACCATCGCCTCGGTGCCGGAAAGGACAAGTCGAAAGGGCTTTCCGCTCGATCCATTCAGGCCATTCGTGCAGCCCTGGAGTCAGGCCTCGTGCGGGAAAACCAGCGGATGAATAAAGGATTGATTTTCCTAACCATCAGTATTGCGGGCGGCCCTTATGTTGGCCTATTGGGCACGGTGGTCGGGGTGATGATCACCTTTGCCATCATCGCGAAGAGTGGGGAAGTGGATGTCAACTCCATCGCCCCCGGCATCGCCAGCGCATTGCTTGCCACTGTGGCGGGTTTGGTCGTCGCGATTCCAGCGCTGTTCATCTACAGCTACCTCAGCTCCCGGATCAAAGACCTCATCGTCTCCATGCAGGTCTTTAATGACGAATTCGTCGCCAAGATGGCCGAGTTCTACCCCACGCCTGGAGACACGGGCGGCAGTGGGTCTGCGTCAGGTCATTAA
- a CDS encoding ShlB/FhaC/HecB family hemolysin secretion/activation protein: MTNRALSTTPFPFLLLWGYWVLAIFGAWSFASGQASSSAEPEGAEQDTARTLYVQEYRVVGAQKLDRRAVEKAVYPYLGPERTPEDVDQARAALEKAYRDQGYQTVSVLIPQQKVKKGVIILEVVEATVGRLRVHGSRYYDIERLKKKAPSLAEGTVPNFKDVSRDIVALNRQPGLRVTPALRAGLIPGTVDIDLNVEDERPFHGSLEVNNFYAQNTSPWRLSGSLSYNNLWQLGHIIGASFQIAPERLDDSEVYSGYYVAPIPGWDDWTLTLQGSVQNSLVAAQTDATSIGIGDVIGFRLNANLPQGDGFVHSVSFGLDRKSFASSLIIADIPFDPPITYYPISLEYSANWLEKKHSTSFNGGFHFSLPGTANEEDFANKRFNADAGFFYFRGDLSHTHDLAGGLQAFGKLQGQYSPVPLIVNEQFSAGGVGTVRGYLQPAVVSDNGAAATFELRSPSLLKAQDEGKNEWRFHVFLDAGYLTVNDPLPEQTSHFSLASAGAGTRFRVFDHFSGSLDAGIPLIQQGVTDVGEVLFSIRFMADF, encoded by the coding sequence ATGACGAATCGAGCTCTCTCCACGACCCCATTTCCCTTCCTTCTCCTGTGGGGATATTGGGTTTTGGCTATCTTCGGGGCATGGAGTTTTGCCTCCGGTCAGGCCAGCAGTTCAGCCGAGCCTGAAGGCGCAGAGCAAGATACCGCGCGCACCCTTTACGTGCAGGAATACCGGGTAGTCGGCGCTCAAAAGCTGGATCGCCGTGCCGTCGAAAAAGCAGTGTATCCCTACCTAGGCCCAGAGCGGACGCCTGAAGATGTGGACCAGGCACGGGCTGCGCTGGAGAAGGCCTATCGCGACCAGGGCTACCAAACCGTTTCCGTATTGATTCCCCAGCAGAAGGTCAAAAAAGGGGTGATTATCCTCGAAGTTGTCGAAGCAACTGTCGGTCGCCTGCGTGTGCATGGCTCACGTTATTACGACATTGAGCGCCTGAAAAAGAAGGCACCCTCACTTGCCGAAGGCACGGTGCCTAACTTTAAAGATGTTAGCCGGGACATCGTGGCGCTGAACCGCCAACCTGGTCTTCGTGTCACCCCGGCCCTGCGGGCAGGCCTTATCCCTGGCACGGTGGACATTGACCTGAATGTCGAAGACGAACGGCCCTTTCATGGCAGCCTGGAGGTGAATAACTTCTATGCGCAGAACACCTCTCCTTGGCGGCTGAGTGGCAGCCTGAGCTACAACAATCTCTGGCAACTCGGCCACATCATCGGGGCCAGCTTTCAAATAGCCCCAGAGCGGCTGGATGATTCAGAGGTTTACTCTGGTTATTATGTGGCCCCCATTCCGGGGTGGGATGACTGGACACTGACGCTCCAGGGCTCCGTTCAAAACAGCCTCGTCGCGGCCCAGACCGATGCGACCTCCATCGGCATCGGAGATGTCATCGGCTTTCGGCTGAATGCGAACTTGCCGCAGGGAGACGGCTTTGTGCACAGCGTCAGCTTTGGCCTGGACCGCAAGAGCTTCGCCAGCTCCCTCATCATCGCGGACATCCCTTTTGATCCGCCCATCACTTACTATCCCATCAGCCTGGAATACTCTGCCAACTGGCTGGAGAAAAAGCACAGTACCAGCTTCAATGGGGGCTTCCATTTTTCCCTGCCTGGGACCGCTAATGAGGAAGACTTTGCCAACAAACGCTTCAATGCGGACGCCGGCTTCTTTTACTTCCGGGGTGACCTGTCTCACACGCATGATCTTGCTGGTGGCCTTCAGGCCTTTGGTAAATTGCAGGGCCAATACAGCCCCGTGCCCTTGATCGTGAATGAGCAGTTCAGCGCCGGTGGCGTCGGCACCGTGCGGGGTTACTTGCAGCCCGCAGTGGTCAGTGACAACGGCGCCGCAGCCACCTTCGAACTGCGCAGCCCGTCTCTCTTGAAGGCCCAAGACGAAGGCAAAAACGAATGGCGCTTTCATGTCTTTCTGGATGCTGGCTACCTGACAGTGAACGATCCGCTGCCAGAACAAACATCCCATTTCTCTCTGGCCAGTGCTGGGGCCGGAACACGCTTCCGTGTGTTCGACCACTTTTCAGGCTCCCTGGATGCGGGCATTCCGTTGATCCAGCAGGGCGTCACCGACGTCGGTGAAGTGCTCTTCAGCATCCGCTTCATGGCGGACTTCTAA